Proteins encoded by one window of Sporichthyaceae bacterium:
- a CDS encoding MFS transporter translates to MTAAPEMHAATVAERSAATHAASRPHWIDDWDPEDPRFWAEKGSKIAGRNLIFSIFSEHIGFSIWTMWSTLILFLGPKYGFNPNAPGHTAASVAADKFLLVSVPAAVGSALRLPYTFAVAKFGGRNWTIVSAALLLLPTVLLALMLHPGHPSAANPKVFEGYTSFGMLIFLGAVAGVGGGNFASSMANINNFYPSRLKGWALGLNAAGGNLGVATIQLVGLWVLATKGVDHPKLVVGVYIPLIAIAALCAALFMDNITGATNEKGAMREVCKDPHTWIMSFLYIGTFGSFIGFSFAFGQLLTVQFPTHFPKIDPVTHKAVTDAVTHKGIVDAVKVAHWTYLGPLIGSLSRPIGGFLADRLGGAKVTFWNFVAMALFATLALTASEQKSFGLAIAAFTGLFLTAGLGNGSTYKMIPTIFGAKATMAVSEGQDPAGAQTHARRMSGALIGIAGAIGAGGGVLVNIAFRQSFLHTKSGNDAYVAFLAFYAVCFVLTWAVYLRPGRRLETV, encoded by the coding sequence ATGACTGCTGCCCCCGAAATGCACGCCGCCACCGTCGCCGAACGCTCAGCCGCGACGCACGCGGCTTCCCGGCCGCACTGGATCGACGACTGGGATCCGGAGGACCCGAGGTTCTGGGCCGAGAAGGGCTCGAAGATAGCCGGGCGAAACTTGATCTTCTCGATCTTCTCCGAGCACATCGGGTTCTCGATCTGGACGATGTGGTCGACGCTGATCCTGTTCCTGGGGCCCAAGTACGGCTTCAACCCCAACGCTCCCGGCCACACCGCTGCCTCGGTGGCCGCGGACAAGTTCCTGCTGGTCTCGGTGCCCGCCGCGGTGGGGTCTGCGCTGCGCCTGCCGTACACGTTCGCGGTGGCCAAGTTCGGCGGCCGCAACTGGACGATCGTCTCCGCGGCGCTGCTGCTCCTGCCCACGGTGCTGCTCGCGCTGATGCTGCATCCCGGGCACCCCAGCGCGGCCAATCCCAAGGTTTTCGAGGGCTACACCAGCTTCGGAATGCTGATTTTCCTGGGCGCGGTGGCCGGGGTCGGCGGTGGCAACTTCGCCTCCTCGATGGCGAACATCAACAACTTCTACCCGTCCCGGCTCAAGGGCTGGGCGCTGGGCCTGAACGCCGCGGGCGGAAACCTGGGTGTGGCCACCATCCAGCTGGTCGGCCTGTGGGTGTTGGCCACCAAGGGGGTGGACCACCCCAAGCTCGTAGTCGGTGTCTACATCCCGCTGATCGCAATCGCCGCGCTGTGCGCGGCGCTGTTCATGGACAACATCACCGGGGCCACCAACGAGAAGGGCGCCATGCGCGAGGTCTGCAAGGACCCGCACACCTGGATCATGTCCTTCCTCTACATCGGTACCTTCGGCTCGTTCATCGGCTTCAGCTTCGCGTTCGGGCAGCTGTTGACGGTTCAGTTCCCAACCCATTTCCCGAAGATCGACCCGGTGACCCACAAGGCCGTCACCGACGCGGTCACCCACAAGGGCATTGTCGACGCCGTCAAGGTCGCGCACTGGACCTACCTGGGCCCGTTGATCGGCTCGCTGTCCCGCCCGATCGGCGGCTTCCTGGCCGACCGCCTCGGCGGGGCCAAGGTCACCTTCTGGAACTTCGTTGCGATGGCGCTGTTCGCCACGCTGGCGTTGACCGCGTCGGAGCAGAAGTCCTTCGGCCTCGCGATCGCCGCATTCACCGGGCTGTTCCTCACCGCGGGCCTGGGCAACGGCTCCACCTACAAGATGATCCCGACGATCTTCGGGGCCAAGGCGACGATGGCGGTCAGCGAGGGGCAGGATCCGGCAGGCGCGCAAACGCACGCCCGGCGCATGTCCGGTGCGCTGATCGGGATCGCCGGGGCCATCGGCGCCGGCGGCGGGGTACTGGTGAACATTGCCTTCCGCCAGTCCTTCCTGCACACCAAATCCGGCAACGATGCCTACGTCGCCTTCCTCGCCTTCTACGCGGTGTGCTTCGTGCTCACCTGGGCCGTGTATCTGCGGCCGGGTCGCAGGCTGGAAACCGTCTAG
- a CDS encoding inorganic diphosphatase, translating into MQFDVTIEIPKGQRNKYEVDHTTGRIRLDRMLFTSTRYPADYGFIDGTLGEDGDPLDALVLLDEPTFPGCLILCRAIGMFRMTDEKGGDDKVLCVPANDPRMEHIRDIHHLSEFDRLEIQHFFEVYKDLEPGKSVEGATWVDRNAAEVEIDASRERLRHQHH; encoded by the coding sequence ATGCAGTTCGACGTCACCATTGAGATCCCCAAGGGTCAGCGCAACAAGTACGAGGTGGATCACACCACCGGCCGGATCCGGCTGGACCGGATGCTGTTCACCTCCACGCGCTATCCCGCCGATTACGGCTTCATCGACGGCACCCTGGGCGAGGACGGCGACCCACTGGACGCCCTGGTCCTGCTCGACGAGCCGACCTTTCCCGGTTGTCTGATCCTGTGCCGCGCCATCGGCATGTTCCGGATGACCGACGAGAAGGGCGGGGACGACAAGGTCCTGTGCGTCCCCGCGAACGACCCGCGGATGGAGCACATCCGCGACATCCACCACCTGTCCGAGTTCGACCGCCTGGAGATCCAGCACTTCTTCGAGGTCTACAAGGACCTGGAGCCGGGCAAGTCGGTCGAGGGTGCCACCTGGGTGGACCGGAACGCGGCCGAAGTGGAGATCGATGCCTCGCGCGAGCGTTTGCGGCACCAGCACCATTGA
- the dacB gene encoding D-alanyl-D-alanine carboxypeptidase/D-alanyl-D-alanine-endopeptidase: protein MRSSIGAALAALVVAVPTVAHAAAAPGPVTPSDAPAAPPGAVLAPITPGTGPQPSRLGLGVALAKLLANSALGPSVGLSVVDVATGQELLSLGSSTPITPASTTKVLTAAAALATLGPDAHLHTTVVRLPDTAPTTSPTPNATATSAPSAAPTPTIVLVGGGDPLLTSLPTGSNKIPAYPPRAHLDDLAQQTAKSLAADGVHVVHLQFDSSFFSGPAASPQWERGYTGDVVGPVMGLSADQGRIAPLDGGRVNDPAGHTAAMFVDELRKADIEVVGKPTEATAPKGLPTIADVSSAPISAELEQMLVFSDNDIAEAMARQVAVHDGLPGTFENGAAAVHDEVAKLGVDMTGVTTYDGSGLSRHDRIPPRVLAQTLAMAATSPNDALRVLIAALAPAGVSGTLQLHFYDAKSQAARGLLRAKSGSLQGVTSLTGILPDADGRLLSFDMAADNVAGGYGRDARIAIERVAAALIACGCR from the coding sequence ATGCGGTCATCGATCGGCGCTGCGCTGGCCGCGCTGGTGGTCGCGGTGCCCACGGTGGCGCACGCCGCGGCCGCGCCCGGCCCGGTCACCCCGTCGGACGCTCCGGCGGCGCCGCCGGGCGCGGTGCTCGCCCCGATCACCCCCGGCACGGGCCCGCAGCCCAGCCGGCTGGGGCTCGGCGTCGCGTTGGCCAAGCTGCTCGCCAACTCGGCCCTGGGGCCCTCGGTGGGCCTGTCCGTGGTGGACGTGGCCACCGGGCAAGAGCTGCTCTCGCTGGGCAGCAGCACCCCGATCACCCCGGCCTCGACCACCAAGGTGCTCACCGCCGCCGCGGCGCTGGCCACCCTCGGTCCGGACGCCCACCTGCACACCACTGTGGTGCGACTGCCCGATACCGCCCCGACCACCTCGCCGACGCCCAACGCGACCGCGACGAGCGCCCCGAGCGCCGCCCCCACCCCGACGATCGTGCTGGTCGGCGGCGGCGACCCGCTGCTGACCTCATTGCCCACCGGCAGCAACAAGATCCCCGCCTACCCGCCGCGGGCGCACCTGGACGACCTGGCGCAGCAGACCGCGAAGTCGCTGGCCGCCGACGGCGTGCACGTGGTGCACCTGCAGTTCGACTCGTCGTTCTTCTCCGGACCCGCCGCCTCCCCGCAGTGGGAGCGCGGCTACACCGGCGACGTGGTGGGCCCGGTGATGGGGTTGTCCGCGGACCAGGGTCGGATCGCTCCGCTGGACGGCGGGCGGGTCAACGACCCGGCCGGGCACACCGCCGCGATGTTCGTCGACGAGCTGCGCAAGGCCGACATCGAGGTGGTCGGCAAACCCACCGAGGCCACCGCGCCCAAGGGACTCCCCACCATCGCCGACGTCTCCTCCGCCCCGATCTCCGCGGAGCTGGAACAGATGCTGGTGTTCTCCGACAACGACATCGCCGAGGCGATGGCCCGTCAGGTTGCTGTGCACGATGGACTTCCGGGCACGTTCGAGAACGGCGCGGCCGCGGTGCACGACGAGGTCGCCAAGCTCGGCGTGGACATGACCGGGGTGACCACCTACGACGGCTCGGGGCTGTCCCGGCACGACCGCATCCCGCCGCGGGTCCTCGCCCAGACCCTGGCCATGGCCGCGACCAGCCCCAACGACGCGCTGCGCGTGCTGATCGCCGCGCTGGCCCCGGCCGGCGTTTCCGGCACCCTGCAGCTGCACTTCTACGACGCCAAGTCGCAAGCTGCCCGCGGCCTGCTGCGGGCCAAGAGCGGCAGCCTGCAGGGCGTGACCTCGCTGACCGGGATCCTGCCCGATGCCGACGGCCGGTTGCTCAGCTTCGACATGGCCGCGGACAACGTGGCCGGCGGCTACGGCCGCGACGCCCGCATCGCCATCGAGCGCGTCGCCGCCGCGCTGATCGCCTGCGGCTGCCGCTAG